The proteins below are encoded in one region of Mus caroli chromosome 10, CAROLI_EIJ_v1.1, whole genome shotgun sequence:
- the LOC110303474 gene encoding keratin-associated protein 10-3-like isoform X1, whose product MAASTMSVCSDTRTNSSWQVDDCPESCCEPCCCAPSCCQPSCCVPSCCAPSCCVPSCCQPSCCVPSCCQPSCCAPAPCLTLICTPVSYVSSPCCQSSCCTPSCCQQSSCQPACCTCSPCQQPCCVPVCCTPVCCTPVCCKPVCCTPICSGSSSCCQPSCCAPVCCKPCSSLSLLCRPVCRPACCVPTSSCCASSCQPSCCRPASCVSLLCRPACSKQACCGQKSSC is encoded by the coding sequence ATGGCTGCCTCCACCATGTCCGTCTGCTCTGACACTCGCACCAACTCCTCCTGGCAGGTGGATGACTGCCCAGAGAGCTGCTGTGAGCCCTGCTGCTGTGcccccagctgctgccagccaaGCTGCTGTGTCCCCAGTTGCTGTGCCCCCAGCTGCTGTGtccccagctgctgccagcccagctgctgtgtccccagctgctgccagcccagctgctgtgCCCCAGCCCCCTGCCTGACCCTCATCTGCACTCCAGTGAGCTATGTGTCCAGCCCCTGCTGCCAATCTTCCTGCTGCACACCCTCATGCTGCCAGCAGTCTAGCTGCCAGCCAGCTTGCTGCACATGCTCCCCATGCCAGCAGCCCTGCTGTGTACCTGTCTGCTGCACACCTGTCTGCTGCACACCTGTCtgctgcaagcctgtgtgctgcACACCCATCtgctctggctcctcctcctgctgccagcCCTCCTGCTGTGCTCCTGTGTGCTGCAAGCCCTGCTCCAGCCTGTCCCTGCTGTGCCGCCCTGTGTGCAGACCTGCCTGCTGTgtgcccacctcctcctgctgtgcctcctcctgccagcccagctgctgccGCCCAGCCTCCTGTGTGTCCCTGCTGTGCCGCCCTGCCTGCTCCAAACAGGCCTGCTGTGGACAGAAGTCCAGCTGCTGA
- the LOC110303474 gene encoding keratin-associated protein 10-3-like isoform X3, translating into MAASTMSVCSDTRTNSSWQVDDCPESCCEPCCCAPSCCQPSCCVPSCCAPSCCVPTPCLTLICTPVSYVSSPCCQSSCCTPSCCQQSSCQPACCTCSPCQQPCCVPVCCTPVCCTPVCCKPVCCTPICSGSSSCCQPSCCAPVCCKPCSSLSLLCRPVCRPACCVPTSSCCASSCQPSCCRPASCVSLLCRPACSKQACCGQKSSC; encoded by the exons ATGGCTGCCTCCACCATGTCCGTCTGCTCTGACACTCGCACCAACTCCTCCTGGCAGGTGGATGACTGCCCAGAGAGCTGCTGTGAGCCCTGCTGCTGTGcccccagctgctgccagccaaGCTGCTGTGTCCCCAGTTGCTGTGCCCCCAGCTGCTGTGtcccca CCCCCTGCCTGACCCTCATCTGCACTCCAGTGAGCTATGTGTCCAGCCCCTGCTGCCAATCTTCCTGCTGCACACCCTCATGCTGCCAGCAGTCTAGCTGCCAGCCAGCTTGCTGCACATGCTCCCCATGCCAGCAGCCCTGCTGTGTACCTGTCTGCTGCACACCTGTCTGCTGCACACCTGTCtgctgcaagcctgtgtgctgcACACCCATCtgctctggctcctcctcctgctgccagcCCTCCTGCTGTGCTCCTGTGTGCTGCAAGCCCTGCTCCAGCCTGTCCCTGCTGTGCCGCCCTGTGTGCAGACCTGCCTGCTGTgtgcccacctcctcctgctgtgcctcctcctgccagcccagctgctgccGCCCAGCCTCCTGTGTGTCCCTGCTGTGCCGCCCTGCCTGCTCCAAACAGGCCTGCTGTGGACAGAAGTCCAGCTGCTGA
- the LOC110303474 gene encoding keratin-associated protein 10-3-like isoform X4, whose protein sequence is MAASTMSVCSDTRTNSSWQVDDCPESCCEPCCCAPSCCQPSCCVPSCCAPTPCLTLICTPVSYVSSPCCQSSCCTPSCCQQSSCQPACCTCSPCQQPCCVPVCCTPVCCTPVCCKPVCCTPICSGSSSCCQPSCCAPVCCKPCSSLSLLCRPVCRPACCVPTSSCCASSCQPSCCRPASCVSLLCRPACSKQACCGQKSSC, encoded by the exons ATGGCTGCCTCCACCATGTCCGTCTGCTCTGACACTCGCACCAACTCCTCCTGGCAGGTGGATGACTGCCCAGAGAGCTGCTGTGAGCCCTGCTGCTGTGcccccagctgctgccagccaaGCTGCTGTGTCCCCAGTTGCTGTGCCCCCA CCCCCTGCCTGACCCTCATCTGCACTCCAGTGAGCTATGTGTCCAGCCCCTGCTGCCAATCTTCCTGCTGCACACCCTCATGCTGCCAGCAGTCTAGCTGCCAGCCAGCTTGCTGCACATGCTCCCCATGCCAGCAGCCCTGCTGTGTACCTGTCTGCTGCACACCTGTCTGCTGCACACCTGTCtgctgcaagcctgtgtgctgcACACCCATCtgctctggctcctcctcctgctgccagcCCTCCTGCTGTGCTCCTGTGTGCTGCAAGCCCTGCTCCAGCCTGTCCCTGCTGTGCCGCCCTGTGTGCAGACCTGCCTGCTGTgtgcccacctcctcctgctgtgcctcctcctgccagcccagctgctgccGCCCAGCCTCCTGTGTGTCCCTGCTGTGCCGCCCTGCCTGCTCCAAACAGGCCTGCTGTGGACAGAAGTCCAGCTGCTGA
- the LOC110303474 gene encoding keratin-associated protein 10-3-like isoform X2 gives MAASTMSVCSDTRTNSSWQVDDCPESCCEPCCCAPSCCQPSCCPSCCVPSCCQPSCCAPAPCLTLICTPVSYVSSPCCQSSCCTPSCCQQSSCQPACCTCSPCQQPCCVPVCCTPVCCTPVCCKPVCCTPICSGSSSCCQPSCCAPVCCKPCSSLSLLCRPVCRPACCVPTSSCCASSCQPSCCRPASCVSLLCRPACSKQACCGQKSSC, from the exons ATGGCTGCCTCCACCATGTCCGTCTGCTCTGACACTCGCACCAACTCCTCCTGGCAGGTGGATGACTGCCCAGAGAGCTGCTGTGAGCCCTGCTGCTGTGcccccagctgctgccagccaaGCTGCTGT cccagctgctgtgtccccagctgctgccagcccagctgctgtgCCCCAGCCCCCTGCCTGACCCTCATCTGCACTCCAGTGAGCTATGTGTCCAGCCCCTGCTGCCAATCTTCCTGCTGCACACCCTCATGCTGCCAGCAGTCTAGCTGCCAGCCAGCTTGCTGCACATGCTCCCCATGCCAGCAGCCCTGCTGTGTACCTGTCTGCTGCACACCTGTCTGCTGCACACCTGTCtgctgcaagcctgtgtgctgcACACCCATCtgctctggctcctcctcctgctgccagcCCTCCTGCTGTGCTCCTGTGTGCTGCAAGCCCTGCTCCAGCCTGTCCCTGCTGTGCCGCCCTGTGTGCAGACCTGCCTGCTGTgtgcccacctcctcctgctgtgcctcctcctgccagcccagctgctgccGCCCAGCCTCCTGTGTGTCCCTGCTGTGCCGCCCTGCCTGCTCCAAACAGGCCTGCTGTGGACAGAAGTCCAGCTGCTGA
- the LOC110303474 gene encoding keratin-associated protein 10-3-like isoform X5: protein MAASTMSVCSDTRTNSSWQVDDCPESCCEPCCCAPSCCQPTPCLTLICTPVSYVSSPCCQSSCCTPSCCQQSSCQPACCTCSPCQQPCCVPVCCTPVCCTPVCCKPVCCTPICSGSSSCCQPSCCAPVCCKPCSSLSLLCRPVCRPACCVPTSSCCASSCQPSCCRPASCVSLLCRPACSKQACCGQKSSC from the exons ATGGCTGCCTCCACCATGTCCGTCTGCTCTGACACTCGCACCAACTCCTCCTGGCAGGTGGATGACTGCCCAGAGAGCTGCTGTGAGCCCTGCTGCTGTGcccccagctgctgccagccaa CCCCCTGCCTGACCCTCATCTGCACTCCAGTGAGCTATGTGTCCAGCCCCTGCTGCCAATCTTCCTGCTGCACACCCTCATGCTGCCAGCAGTCTAGCTGCCAGCCAGCTTGCTGCACATGCTCCCCATGCCAGCAGCCCTGCTGTGTACCTGTCTGCTGCACACCTGTCTGCTGCACACCTGTCtgctgcaagcctgtgtgctgcACACCCATCtgctctggctcctcctcctgctgccagcCCTCCTGCTGTGCTCCTGTGTGCTGCAAGCCCTGCTCCAGCCTGTCCCTGCTGTGCCGCCCTGTGTGCAGACCTGCCTGCTGTgtgcccacctcctcctgctgtgcctcctcctgccagcccagctgctgccGCCCAGCCTCCTGTGTGTCCCTGCTGTGCCGCCCTGCCTGCTCCAAACAGGCCTGCTGTGGACAGAAGTCCAGCTGCTGA
- the LOC110303470 gene encoding keratin-associated protein 10-1-like isoform X2: MAASTMSVCSDARTNSSWQVDDCPESCCEPCCCAPSCCQPTPCLTLICTPVSCVSSPCCQSSCCTPSCCQQSSCQPACCTCSPCQPSCCVTLCCKPVCCTPICSGSCCQQSSCQSSCCQSPCCVPVCCKPVCCTPICSGSSSCCQPSCCAPVCCKPCSSLSLLCRPVCRPACCVPTSSCCASSCQPSCCRPASCVSLLCRPACSKQACCGQKSSC; encoded by the exons ATGGCTGCCTCCACCATGTCTGTTTGCTCTGATGCTCGCACCAACTCCTCCTGGCAGGTGGATGACTGCCCAGAGAGCTGCTGTGAGCCCTGTTGCTGTGcccccagctgctgccagccaa CCCCCTGCCTGACCCTCATCTGTACCCCAGTGAGCTGTGTGTCCAGCCCCTGCTGCCAGTCTTCCTGCTGCACACCCTCATGCTGCCAGCAGTCTAGCTGCCAGCCAGCTTGCTGCACCTGCTCCCCATGCCAGCCATCCTGCTGTGTGACCCTTTGCTGCAAGCCTGTCTGCTGCACACCCATCTGCTCTGGATCATGCTGCCAGCAGTCTAGCTGCCAGTCCTCATGCTGTCAATCNCcctgctgtgtgcctgtctgcTGCAAGCCTGTCTGCTGCACACCCATCtgctctggctcctcctcctgctgccagcCCTCCTGCTGTGCTCCTGTGTGCTGCAAGCCCTGCTCCAGCCTGTCCCTGCTGTGCCGCCCTGTGTGCAGACCTGCCTGCTGTgtgcccacctcctcctgctgtgcctcctcctgccagcccagctgctgccGCCCAGCCTCCTGTGTGTCCCTGCTGTGCCGCCCTGCCTGCTCCAAACAGGCCTGCTGTGGACAGAAGTCCAGCTGCTGA
- the LOC110303470 gene encoding keratin-associated protein 10-8-like isoform X1, with the protein MAASTMSVCSDARTNSSWQVDDCPESCCEPCCCAPSCCQPSCCQPSCCAPGCCQPSCCAPAPCLTLICTPVSCVSSPCCQSSCCTPSCCQQSSCQPACCTCSPCQPSCCVTLCCKPVCCTPICSGSCCQQSSCQSSCCQSPCCVPVCCKPVCCTPICSGSSSCCQPSCCAPVCCKPCSSLSLLCRPVCRPACCVPTSSCCASSCQPSCCRPASCVSLLCRPACSKQACCGQKSSC; encoded by the coding sequence ATGGCTGCCTCCACCATGTCTGTTTGCTCTGATGCTCGCACCAACTCCTCCTGGCAGGTGGATGACTGCCCAGAGAGCTGCTGTGAGCCCTGTTGCTGTGcccccagctgctgccagccaagctgctgccagcccagctgctgtgcccccggctgctgccagcccagctgctgtgCCCCAGCCCCCTGCCTGACCCTCATCTGTACCCCAGTGAGCTGTGTGTCCAGCCCCTGCTGCCAGTCTTCCTGCTGCACACCCTCATGCTGCCAGCAGTCTAGCTGCCAGCCAGCTTGCTGCACCTGCTCCCCATGCCAGCCATCCTGCTGTGTGACCCTTTGCTGCAAGCCTGTCTGCTGCACACCCATCTGCTCTGGATCATGCTGCCAGCAGTCTAGCTGCCAGTCCTCATGCTGTCAATCNCcctgctgtgtgcctgtctgcTGCAAGCCTGTCTGCTGCACACCCATCtgctctggctcctcctcctgctgccagcCCTCCTGCTGTGCTCCTGTGTGCTGCAAGCCCTGCTCCAGCCTGTCCCTGCTGTGCCGCCCTGTGTGCAGACCTGCCTGCTGTgtgcccacctcctcctgctgtgcctcctcctgccagcccagctgctgccGCCCAGCCTCCTGTGTGTCCCTGCTGTGCCGCCCTGCCTGCTCCAAACAGGCCTGCTGTGGACAGAAGTCCAGCTGCTGA
- the LOC110303469 gene encoding keratin-associated protein 10-10-like isoform X3 — MAASTMSVCSDARTNSSWQVDDCPESCCEPCCCAPTPCLTLICTPVSCVSSSCCQSSCCTPSCCQQSSCQPACCTCSTCQPSCCVPVCCTPVCCKPVCCVSICSGCQPACCTSSPCQSSCCVPVCCKPVCYEAVCCGASSSCCQQSSCQPACCTCSCCKPCSSLSLLCRPVCRPACCVPTSSCCASSCQPSCCGPTSSVSLLCRPACSRQACCGQKSSC; from the exons ATGGCCGCctccaccatgtctgtctgctctgACGCTCGCACCAACTCCTCCTGGCAGGTGGATGACTGCCCAGAGAGCTGCTGTGAGCCCTGCTGCTGTGccccca CCCCCTGCCTGACCCTCATCTGCACCCCTGTGAGCTGTGTGTCCAGCTCCTGCTGCCAATCTTCCTGCTGCACACCCTCATGCTGCCAGCAGTCTAGCTGCCAGCCAGCTTGCTGCACCTGCTCCACCTGCCAGCCATCCTGCTGTGTACCTGTCTGCTGCACACCTGTGTGCTGCAAGCCAGTGTGCTGTGTCTCCATCTGCTCTGGCTGCCAGCCAGCTTGCTGCACCTCCTCCCCCTGCCAGTcctcctgctgtgtgcctgtctgttGCAAGCCTGTCTGCTATGAGGCAGTCTGCTGCGGGGCTTCCT CCTCATGCTGCCAGCAGTCTAGCTGCCAGCCAGCTTGCTGCACCTGCTC NTGCTGCAAGCCCTGCTCCAGCCTGTCCCTGCTGTGTCGCCCAGTGTGCAGACCTGCCTGCTGTgtgcccacctcctcctgctgtgcctcctcctgccagcccagctgctgtgGCCCAACCTCCTCTGTGTCCCTGCTGTGCCGCCCTGCCTGCTCCAGACAGGCCTGCTGTGGACAGAAGTCCAGCTGCTGA
- the LOC110303469 gene encoding keratin-associated protein 10-8-like isoform X1, with translation MAASTMSVCSDARTNSSWQVDDCPESCCEPCCCAPSCCQPSCCAPSCCQPSCCQPSCCVPSCCAPAPCLTLICTPVSCVSSSCCQSSCCTPSCCQQSSCQPACCTCSTCQPSCCVPVCCTPVCCKPVCCVSICSGCQPACCTSSPCQSSCCVPVCCKPSCCEPCCCAPSCCQSSCCVPSCCAPXCCKPCSSLSLLCRPVCRPACCVPTSSCCASSCQPSCCGPTSSVSLLCRPACSRQACCGQKSSC, from the exons ATGGCCGCctccaccatgtctgtctgctctgACGCTCGCACCAACTCCTCCTGGCAGGTGGATGACTGCCCAGAGAGCTGCTGTGAGCCCTGCTGCTGTGcccccagctgctgccagcccagctgctgtgcccccagctgctgccagccaaGCTGCTGCCAGCCAAGCTGCTGTGTCCCCAGCTGCTGTGCCCCAGCCCCCTGCCTGACCCTCATCTGCACCCCTGTGAGCTGTGTGTCCAGCTCCTGCTGCCAATCTTCCTGCTGCACACCCTCATGCTGCCAGCAGTCTAGCTGCCAGCCAGCTTGCTGCACCTGCTCCACCTGCCAGCCATCCTGCTGTGTACCTGTCTGCTGCACACCTGTGTGCTGCAAGCCAGTGTGCTGTGTCTCCATCTGCTCTGGCTGCCAGCCAGCTTGCTGCACCTCCTCCCCCTGCCAGTcctcctgctgtgtgcctgtctgttGCAAGCCT AGCTGCTGTGAGCCCTGCTGCTGTGCCCCCagctgctgccagtccagctgctgtgTTCCCAGCTGCTGTGCCCC NNNNTGCTGCAAGCCCTGCTCCAGCCTGTCCCTGCTGTGTCGCCCAGTGTGCAGACCTGCCTGCTGTgtgcccacctcctcctgctgtgcctcctcctgccagcccagctgctgtgGCCCAACCTCCTCTGTGTCCCTGCTGTGCCGCCCTGCCTGCTCCAGACAGGCCTGCTGTGGACAGAAGTCCAGCTGCTGA
- the LOC110303469 gene encoding keratin-associated protein 10-3-like isoform X2: MAASTMSVCSDARTNSSWQVDDCPESCCEPCCCAPSCCQPSCCAPSCCQPSCCQPSCCVPSCCAPAPCLTLICTPVSCVSSSCCQSSCCTPSCCQQSSCQPACCTCSTCQPSCCVPVCCTPVCCKPVCCEPCCCAPSCCQSSCCVPSCCAPSCCQPCCCAPACCKPCSSLSLLCRPVCRPACCVPTSSCCASSCQPSCCGPTSSVSLLCRPACSRQACCGQKSSC, translated from the exons ATGGCCGCctccaccatgtctgtctgctctgACGCTCGCACCAACTCCTCCTGGCAGGTGGATGACTGCCCAGAGAGCTGCTGTGAGCCCTGCTGCTGTGcccccagctgctgccagcccagctgctgtgcccccagctgctgccagccaaGCTGCTGCCAGCCAAGCTGCTGTGTCCCCAGCTGCTGTGCCCCAGCCCCCTGCCTGACCCTCATCTGCACCCCTGTGAGCTGTGTGTCCAGCTCCTGCTGCCAATCTTCCTGCTGCACACCCTCATGCTGCCAGCAGTCTAGCTGCCAGCCAGCTTGCTGCACCTGCTCCACCTGCCAGCCATCCTGCTGTGTACCTGTCTGCTGCACACCTGTGTGCTGCAAGCCAGT CTGCTGTGAGCCCTGCTGCTGTGCCCCCagctgctgccagtccagctgctgtgTTCCCAGCTGCTGTGCCCCCAGCTGCTGTCAGCCCTGCTGCTGTGCCCCAGC NTGCTGCAAGCCCTGCTCCAGCCTGTCCCTGCTGTGTCGCCCAGTGTGCAGACCTGCCTGCTGTgtgcccacctcctcctgctgtgcctcctcctgccagcccagctgctgtgGCCCAACCTCCTCTGTGTCCCTGCTGTGCCGCCCTGCCTGCTCCAGACAGGCCTGCTGTGGACAGAAGTCCAGCTGCTGA
- the LOC110303473 gene encoding keratin-associated protein 10-3-like: MAASTMSVCSDARTNSSWQVDDCPESCCEPCCYAPSCCQPSCCAPSCCQPCCCAPAPCLTLICTPVSCVSSPCCQSSCCIPSCCQQSSCQPACCTCSPCQPSCCVTLCCKPVCCTPICSGSCCQQSSCQSSCCQSPCCVPVCCTPICSGSSSCCQPSCCAPVCCKPCSSLSLLCRPVCRPACCVPTSSCCXXSCQPSCCRPTSSVSLLCRPACCRQACCGLSGQKSSC, encoded by the coding sequence ATGGCCGCCTCCACCATGTCCGTCTGCTCTGATGCTCGCACCAACTCCTCCTGGCAAGTGGATGACTGCCCAGAGAGCTGCTGTGAGCCCTGCTGCTATGcccccagctgctgccagcccagctgctgtgcccccagctgctgccagccctgCTGCTGTGCCCCAGCCCCTTGCCTGACCCTCATCTGTACCCCAGTGAGCTGTGTGTCCAGCCCCTGCTGCCAATCTTCCTGCTGCATACCCTCATGCTGCCAGCAGTCTAGCTGCCAGCCAGCTTGCTGCACCTGCTCCCCCTGCCAGCCATCCTGCTGTGTGACCCTTTGCTGCAAGCCTGTCTGCTGCACACCCATCTGCTCTGGATCATGCTGCCAGCAGTCTAGCTGTCAGTCCTCATGCTGTCAATCCCcctgctgtgtgcctgtctgcTGCACACCCATCTGCTCTggttcctcctcctgctgccagcCCTCCTGCTGTGCTCCNGTNTGCTGCAAGCCCTGCTCCAGCCTGTCCCTGCTGTGTCGCCCAGTGTGCAGACCTGCCTGCTGTgtgcccacctcctcctgctgtgNCNCCTcctgccagcccagctgctgccGCCCAACCTCCTCTGTGTCCCTGCTGTGCCGCCCTGCCTGCTGCAGACAGGCCTGCTGTGGCCTCTCAGGCCAGAAGTCCAGCTGCTGA